In the genome of Arachis hypogaea cultivar Tifrunner chromosome 9, arahy.Tifrunner.gnm2.J5K5, whole genome shotgun sequence, the window CTTCTTCTTCCCCCTCTTTTTTTGATTTGGTGTTGGTTCGGTTGGTTAGACAAGGCCCAATATAAAATGGGTCAATCGGATTATAGGCCCAAAATCGCTTTACATATTTCGAAATATGTTGACCGGTACCGTATATCTAATTTGACGAAATGAAGGGTGGATTAGAGGGACACGTCATCGATCCGCGGCATCCCCCTATAAGCGAAATGCAAAGCGCGGGTTTTAGCGCCAAAAAAACCAAAATGCAAATGTTACTAATAATTTGCCTTTCCCTCTCTGATTTCATTTCGTAGTTTTCGTAGTTTCATTCCGTCCCTAATAAATAGAATTTTCACATTGTGTCGTGgacaaagaagaaaggagaaagcagTAACAAGTGAACGAGAAGAAAGTGAAATGGCGAAGGGAAACAACACATCGCAAGGGAGGAAGAGAGTGGACGCCGTTGATTCTCGATCTGCGTCGGTTCTTGTTCGCGCCAAGGATGGCAGCGCTTTCGCCAAATGCGATGAGTGCAAGAAGGATGTTCCTGTTGCCCTCATCAGCATGCATAGTTGCAGCCTCGAAGCCAAAATCAAAATGAATCTCGGTATCTTCCTCTCTACTGTTGATTTTCGGAGTTTTAGTTCATGAATCGTTCTAATTTTTGAGTTTCTCTGTTTTATATctaattgttgttgtttttttatgGTTAATTAGAGGCACAAGTTGTGGAACAGGCTTCGGAAGTGAAGAAACCAGAGAGGTGATtgattattatatgtatatattttcccTCTTTTTGCTTCGTGAGGTCGttaatttatttatgtttgagATTCGTTTTCTGATTTGAAAATTTGTTGCAGGAAGAAGCCGAAATCTAATGAGCCAAAGGCTAAAAGAGCGAAAGTTGAGAAGACGAAGAAGGTGAAAGATCCAAATGCGCCAAAGCGTCCTCCCACAGCTTTCTTTCTCTTCATGTAAGGATTCTAATTCCTGGAGTGTAGTGTTCATCTTCTTGTCAATTCTATTTAATTTTCCTTAATTATCAGTATTGTATCTGTTGTAGGGATGATTTTAGAAAATCTTTTAAGGAGGCAAATCCTGATTCAAAGGATGTTAAGAGGGTAAGTGAAAGTGTGATTCTCATCAAGTACTTTATTctgatttcttttttaattttaattaattgaagttctgattgagtttatttttgttGGGGAAATAAATATAGGTTAGTAAAGAGGCTGGTGAGAAATGGAGGTCCATGACTGATGAAGTAAGTATATAAAGTTTATCTTTCTAATATGATGTGTTTGTCAATGTGATATTGATTCAAGTGTGTTGGTGTGTGATTCAGGAGAAGAAGCCTTATTCCGATAAAGTTATTGAGCTTAAAGCAGAATACGAGAAGGCTATGAAAAGTTATAATGATGCTGAAgcagaaggagaagaaggagaaggagagcaTGAAGAGGGGGCTGATGAAAAATCTGATAAGGAAGATGCTGCTGGTGAAGACGAGGAGTTGACTGACGAGGAGTAAAGTCAACTGGTTTCTATGCACAAGAGCTTAATTGTTTCTAGTGTAGTGTTGTAAATTTTTGGATGCATTTTATTCTGGGTTTCATCATTTAGGTGTTAATACTCTTCAACTGCCTTTCAAGTCGCACTGCAACATCTTTTTGTATTGTCGTCTTGGAATATAATTCAATGGCACTTGATTAATACTTATTTCATTGTTCTATCCAACAGATGTGTTTGATTAGTGATTATTTTATGATCTTCTGTCTATGACGGGGAGGAAACCAGAATTGTGTTATCGgcttattctctctctctctctctctctctctctctctctctctctctctcttttattttttaaattttttcgttAAGCGAACTAATTAGCCTATTACAAAATGTGTATTCGACGGGTTGGAACAAGGCCCAATATAAAATGAAGGGTCGATGAGAGGGACACGTCATCGATCCGCGGCATCCCACAATGGGCGAAATGCAAAGCGCGGTTTTTGGCGCTAAAAAGCCAAAGTATAAAAAATGGTAATAATTTGCTTTTCCCTCTGATTTCATTTCATATTCTCGTAACATCACTAACTGATAGAAAATTTCGCCATGAAACCACGAACCAGTGAAAGTGAAGAAGAAAGTGGAAAATTGGGAGAGGGAAGCAGCACATCGCAGGGGCAGAGAGTCGACGCAGTTGAATCTCGATCCTCGTCGGTTATTGTTCGCGGCAGGGATGGCAGCGCTTTCGTCAAATGCCAAGACTGCAAAGAGGACGTTCCTGTTGGACTTGTCAGCATGCATGGTTGCAGCGACGAAGCCAAAACTAAAATGAATCTCGGTATCCTCCTCTCTATCTATATCTCGTTGATTTTTCCGAGTTTCTCGTTCAAGAATCGTTCTAATTTTCGAGTTTctgttttaagtttaattttttttcctttttcttttttgtgtgtGTTTATTTAGAGACACAACTTGTGGAACGGCCTTATGAAGCTAAGAGACCAGTGAGGTGAttgattatatatgtatatattttcaatttttgttttgtgCAAGTATTTGAGATTGGTCTTCTGATTTGAAAAATTGTTGCAGGAAGAAGACAAGATCTGATGTACCAAAGGCTAAAAGGGCCAAAGTTGAGAAGACGAAGAAGGTGAAAGATCCACACGTGCCAAAGAAGCCTCCAGCAGCATCCTTCTTTCTCTTCATGTAAAGATTCTGATTCTTGGTGTTCGGTGTTCATCTTGCTACTTTTACTTAATTCTCCTTACTTAGTAGTATTGTTATGTTGTAGGGATGATTTTGAGAAATCTTTTAAGGAGGCAAATCCTGATTCAAAGGATGGTAACAGGGTAAGTGGAAGTGTGAAGCTCACCAAGTAccctattttgattttgttaatttaattaattgaagTTCTGAttggttttatttttgttggggaAAAATATAGGTTTTTAAAGAGGCTCGTGCCAAATGGAGGTCCATGACTGCTGAAGTAAGTATACAAAgtttatctttttcttataatgtGTTTGGTGATGTGATTTTGATTCAAGTGTCTTGATGTGTGGTTCAGGAGAAGAAGCCTTATTCTGATAAACTTGCTGAACTTAAAGCAGAATATGAGAAGGCTATGGAAATTTACAATGCTGCTGAAGCAGAAGGAGAAGAGGGAGAAGGTGAAGGAGAGCATGAAGAGGGGACTGATGAACAATCTGATAAAGAAGAAGCTGCTGCAGGTGAAGAGGGGGATGATGAACAATCTGATAAAGAAGCTGCTGCAGGTGAAGAGGGGGCTGATGAACAATCTGATAAAGAAGAAGCTGCTGCAGGTGAAGAGGAGGAGCTGAATGATGAGGACTAAACTGGTTGCTATGTACAAGAGCTTCTTAACTGTTACTAGTGTAGTGTTGTAAATTCTTGCATGCACTTTACTTGGGGTTTTATCATTTAGGTGTTAATACTGTTCAAATGCCTTTGAAGTTGCACTGCAACATCTTTTTGTATTGTTCTCTTGGAATATTCTTCAATAGCACTTGGTTAATACCTATTTCATTGTTCTCCCCAACAGATGTGTTTGAATATGTCTCAAGTTACTAGTGTGATATGCTTTCTATGGCTCTAGCAATTGATGAAGGTTGCTTTGTGCATTACTGTCAGTAGTAGTATTGGATGGAAATGCGACACATAATGTTCACATAAATTGGCATACATCAACTTTATAGGCACCAATCAGCTTTCTATGCTAAAACATCCTTGATCTGGGAGCAACATTGTGTAGTTATGAAATGTTACTTTAGGTGGGGTAACTTTCATCTGTTTAAGAATATTGATTATTCTGTCATTTGTGACGGTCCTAGGAAAAAGATCctctctaatttttttaacaattgatagAATCCAGTGTGATCTATCACCTTTGATTCTATGAGTGGGACcagaaataaataagagagagagcGCAATGAATGGTTAGATTGAACACTGGATACCATCCAGTTTTTTTctcactggagaggatccactcccacGTTCCTATTGTGTGTTCCTTCCTTGAATATAGTTCTGTTTTTGGGCCACGTGAGAGTGATGGCTCAGTTCCACACATGTGCCATTCTTTTGATGTTTATAACTAATCGGTTGCatacttcattttttttttttgaaaaattctgaaCTCGAATGTAATGAATAATGAAAGATTCTGCCATGTCTTATTATAAATAGTATTTAGTTTAAAACGAACTTAAGTATTTTCATGACTTTAAGAAGTGTTTGATGTGGTTGTAGTTTGGAATAAAAAATTGTAGGTTGAATTTGATTTTTTGCATGGTGGATAAGGTATCATCGAAATTGAACCATTTTGCATGAATATAGTTTTTCTGGTTATGTGAGAGCAATGTATAAGTTCCACACATGTGCCGATTTTGATGCTTTCTACTCTTTGTTTGGACAATTCGGAACTCGAATCTAATGAACAATAAAAGATTTTGGCATgtcttattataaatataaatagtattgaatttaaaatgaactTAAGGATTGCGGTCAACCGTAGAAATagtaaagaaagaatgaaatgtgGTGGTGCCTATTCTATATTGCTCATGTAACAGTGATCACAATTCATGAGCACTTGTACTAGCTTGATGATTTGGTCAGCATCTCACTGACCTATCTTCTTCTGTAGGTTTCCCTTACATGGCTGTAAAGGCTTGCCACACAAACAAGAATTGTGGGCATAAGCAACTGGTGGAAAGATATTGAATGGTCTTGTCTGTGGTATCTCTCCACATAGCCTGTTTGCCCTGAAGTTTGCATGCTTTAGATTACTGATCTGTGACAGGCTACTTGGAATTTGTCCTGTTAATCCATTTATGGATATGTCAAGCCATTGCAGTTTTACCAACTGACCTAAACCTGTAGGGATGCTTCCTGATATGTGATTCCTTGAAATATCCAATCTCTCTAGTTCCATCAAATTTGAGATTGAAACTGGCAATGAACCTGATATCTGGTTGCACCCCAAGTTTAGCACCTTCAAGCTTGATCCTTCAATGAATTCCGGTATGCGACCTGAAATGAAATTGTTTGATACATCTA includes:
- the LOC112712280 gene encoding high mobility group B protein 7, giving the protein MAKGNNTSQGRKRVDAVDSRSASVLVRAKDGSAFAKCDECKKDVPVALISMHSCSLEAKIKMNLEAQVVEQASEVKKPERKKPKSNEPKAKRAKVEKTKKVKDPNAPKRPPTAFFLFMDDFRKSFKEANPDSKDVKRVSKEAGEKWRSMTDEEKKPYSDKVIELKAEYEKAMKSYNDAEAEGEEGEGEHEEGADEKSDKEDAAGEDEELTDEE
- the LOC112712279 gene encoding high mobility group B protein 7 is translated as MKPRTSESEEESGKLGEGSSTSQGQRVDAVESRSSSVIVRGRDGSAFVKCQDCKEDVPVGLVSMHGCSDEAKTKMNLETQLVERPYEAKRPVRKKTRSDVPKAKRAKVEKTKKVKDPHVPKKPPAASFFLFMDDFEKSFKEANPDSKDGNRVFKEARAKWRSMTAEEKKPYSDKLAELKAEYEKAMEIYNAAEAEGEEGEGEGEHEEGTDEQSDKEEAAAGEEGDDEQSDKEAAAGEEGADEQSDKEEAAAGEEEELNDED